The stretch of DNA CAACAACTATTTTTTTTCTTCATTCTTATTACCATTGTTGTTGTGTGATGTAGAGGGTGCATATGCTTAAGCGCGTAGAGAAAGCAGGCTTTTTATCCtgtgtttagtactccctccgtcctacaatgtaagacgttttttgacactagggacggagggagtagcacagagcAGTAAATCTCATGCACATGGCCCCGAAAAAATCTGCCATGATTTCCAGTGGGCAATATAGCAGTTGCATATGTTAAGTTGAGTGAGATGGTGTGCAGGTGTGTGAGACAAGATTGTTGGACCAAATAATGTCTCATAGGTTCAGGGACAGAGGGAATGGAAAAAGACTTTCAAAGGGAATTATCAATTATACAAACGGTGTATTTGCTATATTCATATTTTGGGCAGTATGGATGTAATTGCATTTGCTAAACGGGGATGGGGAGATAAAACAAAATGCTTCGTTATTTTAAGTACCTCAACGTCTTTAACTGCAAAGTCTGGAGAATGTGACAGGCACTGGTTGTTAAAAGTCTCCGAATTTGAACTTGAACCACTCAAACTGCAGAGTACAAAGAAAGCAAAAGGTGAGGCATTAACATTGGCTTAGACCAACAAAGTAATACTACTAGTTTTTTCAAGGAATTAAAGATATGCTTAGAAACTTGTGGGAGGGATTACAGGTCTGAGTCTAGATAAAGTGCAAAATGACCTCCACCTCCTAGTGCCAAATAGTCAGCAGAGCACACAGTATAATACTTATTGGCACCTGCAACATGCAACCATTTAGTATGTTAACAGAATGAGCCAGTGCATACAGATAATAAGATGGGACACATAAGAGCTGCTTTGAGATCAAGTAATTGCTGCTTTGGCACATGGCAAATGGTTCAAAATGCTCACATGTGCACCAACTGGATCCTTCAGAACTTTAGTAAGATATGCTAACATTAGAATATAGGGAAATGTCTTTTTTCTCCCCCAAGCAATTCACCTTGCTCACTTTGCCCCCTAAACTAAATCTGGACACGCCTAACTAAAATTTGGAGGTCTACTTAACCCCTTGATGCAGGATTGTAGCCATCCAAACGGCAGTTCAGTAATTCAGGGTTAGTCCATAGGCAGCTTACTGACACGTCATTGCCAGCCATAACCTATCCGCCTATTTTCATTACATTCTTAATCAGAAAATACTTAGGGGAGGCAGAGACTTTTTGCATTAATTGTGAGCAATATATCATTATGAATGGGaactcaaggaacaaaaataactaTAGGAAGCACCTGTAATTATATGGACTAGAAAATAGATAGAAGAATATATGGTTTTTATTCATCATAAAGCTCATAAAAAAAGATAGAAGTGCAAATTACCTGTTGGCCGGTATATAGTAGGATCGCTGTGTAAATTAGTGAAAACAAAGCAGTTATTGGTACCCTGCAATACCCAATTTCCATCAGTATCAGTAGAAGGTGAATAGGTGACAATTAACAGAATGTGTAAATTCAACCTGATACTTCTTTGTGCTAGTTGGTTGTAATGGAGCCTCAACTAGACCACCAAAAACCGCCCCCTTTCTGTCCCCAACTACCTGTTAGAGAACACATCGACAAATAAATAATAGAAAGTTAGCAATTACTTCTTATAACAGCAAAATAAGTGTTTACATATGAGATATTACTAAGACTTGTAAGAAAGTCATATTGTGACAAACATTACCCAAGTAAGAATTACTCTTTGGAACTACATAATATCGGTACAATTGGCTAGTTTCTTTAAGTACTGGTGAACTATAAGAGACCAGACAAAACCTGCTACTTACGAAACATACCAGGAGTGAGTAACCAGGGCACAGCAAACTCCTTCTATATAAAGTAGATAAAGATATTCCATGCCTCAATGTGCTGCAGAATTGTGAATATATAATCATTAGAGAGTAGTCGATATGTGCAACCATAACATACAGGAGTAGGACAGATTCCAGACCTGTATAGCAAAACCCAGCTCCTTCCTTGGGCCAGAATAGGAAGAGAGGAATAAAGAGTGGATCGCATTGTTTCTGACAAAAGGACAGATGGCTCTGACATAACTGGCATGTTGGTCAGGGAATTAACTTTATTTGGTCCTTCGAGCTCCAATGCAGGTGCAACTGATTCAGCATGATTTACCACCTCTTTGTCAATTTTAGGTTCTGAGCTTTGTTTGAAACCGCTCATCCTAGCCGCTTTATTAATGATTTTTCCAATGGAATGCTTCCCTCTGCTTAGCAAGCCTGTCTTTCCCTTGTTTGTCTTCCCAACTGGTGTTAAAGTTGGGTATCCCATTTCTTCGCTCTGCTCGGGGATTATCTCCCTTGAATCGTTAAAAGAGCTAGATGGCGACAAAAATGAGATCATGAATGCTCTAAACGAAGATGTATCGGGGCCATCTGGGTTATCAGAATTGTGGTCAGAGTCTTTGTCGTCTTCTGATTTTTCTTGCTCTTCGTCCGCCTCCTACATCAACCAAAGAGATCGAAATGCAAAATTTCAGGAACTTGGGATACCGACTGGAATGATGGCTATTTGCTACTGCGAGTCACATTATGAACATCACATGTAATTGCAGTTTGCTTCTTACAGCTAACAAACGAACCAATTCTTACAAATTCACAGAATGAATAAGGCTGGAGCAGGAATGCTATGAAGCTCTGGAGCGTGTAGCTTCCAAAAGAACATTGGAGTGGAAGTGGAGCTATTCATTTCCTGAGATTTTGGGGGTGGTAGCAACAAAACAGCAAAGTTCATTACTTCAGAGGGGTACTACACCTTTTTAAAATCAGAAACGGTTGCTATAGTGCTAGTAAAAACACACAGGTGAGCAAACGATAGTGTTgcagctttttttttttgcgagggaaCGATAGTGTTGCAGCTGAAGTATATATCATCACACATCCTAAAGaaaatataagatcgtttagatcactaaattATAGTaatctaaacgatcttatatttctttacagagggagtagttaacAGTCAACGCCGCATAGAAGTCGCATTCCTAACGGAACCATCAGAAGTATCATCACACATGCTAAAGAAGCTAACTTCTTCTGTAGTTAACAGTCAGACACTGCATAGAAGTCGCATTCCTGACGGAACCATCAGAAGTTTCCAGCAGAAAATGTCTAGAAAATCATCTCAGTAGTTAACAGTCGACACTGGAAGATCAACCTGCTTCCTTGTGTGATTGTGCTCCTCAAGCAACGCAGAACAGGTCAAGAGGACGCGAAAAGCTATCTCTCTATCATTGGGAATCTCCCAATTCCCCACCTGTAACCCACCAGCGGAAGCATCTCCTACCCTAATCAGCAACGACGGACAGCTAATGTCCCTAAACCCCCCGCAATTGCACACCAAACCCTGCCAGGAGCACGCCAGAGGCCGGATCACCCGATCCTTGGACGCGAATTGAGGAACGGGCGCGACGACCGAACACGGCGCTGGGCCGAACCGGGTCCAGCGCAAGATGGCGcggagagggggagggggaggagttgGAGGAGGGGGGATCTGGNNNNNNNNNNNNNNNNNNNNNNNNNNNNNNNNNNNNNNNNNNNNNNNNNNNNNNNNNNNNNNNNNNNNNNNNNNNNNNNNNNNNNNNNNNNNNNNNNNNNNNNNNNNNNNNNNNNNNNNNNNNNNNNNNNNNNNNNNNNNNNNNNNNNNNNNNNNNNNNNNNNNNNNNNNNNNNNNNNNNNNNNNNNNNNNNNNNNNNNNNNNNNNNNNNNNNNNNNNNNNNNNNNNNNNNNNNNNNNNNNNNNNNNNNNNNNNNNNNNNNNNNNNNNNNNNNNNNNNNNNNNNNNNNNNNNNNNNNNNNNNNNNNTTGGATTGGAATTTTCTTTTCTGTAGTGTGGGAGGAAGGAAGGATGGATGGATGGGTACAGAACACAGGATAGAGCTTCGTGTTGTTCGCCGagatgaaaaaggaaagaaaagaaaaggatagGTTCGCGTTGTT from Triticum dicoccoides isolate Atlit2015 ecotype Zavitan chromosome 6A, WEW_v2.0, whole genome shotgun sequence encodes:
- the LOC119315970 gene encoding uncharacterized protein LOC119315970 yields the protein MLADESLFDEYAKKWLVGMKKEINECREYEAVRAAMATVEQEARMQPEQEAMMAAEQAIPPPPTPPPPPLRAILRWTRFGPAPCSVVAPVPQFASKDRVIRPLACSWQGLVCNCGGFRDISCPSLLIRVGDASAGGLQVGNWEIPNDREIAFRVLLTCSALLEEHNHTRKQEADEEQEKSEDDKDSDHNSDNPDGPDTSSFRAFMISFLSPSSSFNDSREIIPEQSEEMGYPTLTPVGKTNKGKTGLLSRGKHSIGKIINKAARMSGFKQSSEPKIDKEVVNHAESVAPALELEGPNKVNSLTNMPVMSEPSVLLSETMRSTLYSSLPILAQGRSWVLLYSTLRHGISLSTLYRRSLLCPGYSLLVVGDRKGAVFGGLVEAPLQPTSTKKYQGTNNCFVFTNLHSDPTIYRPTGANKYYTVCSADYLALGGGGHFALYLDSDLLSGSSSNSETFNNQCLSHSPDFAVKDVELWGFVYPSRYEEMLKLCSTEKPGVCRF